A part of Planococcus sp. MB-3u-03 genomic DNA contains:
- a CDS encoding DUF2157 domain-containing protein, translating into MEWERKLAQWRAEGLIDQETAERIQAFETRQPKKRKLPLLLIIGLIFFALAVFSFIAANWQAIPAIAKVGMVVLLMWIFYVLAHFAEKKHFGHPVIFRILGYVMFGASLIVTGQTFHLGTGSSIVPWALFIAAIAHFFIWRHAAFTVLAFISGITILTSAAPGIGLIEWLLFIAVTLAWFFLSKDGPTMIFSWLLLFGSGFLVWSIWDIDSPLVPIWTLFALTLLLLLIPQDKQKLLSPLYLIVGGIQLIVFLAIRGESDMTFAELTMPESIALAVAGAAVLALAYFRERHLMWLGVLGLVGFMLFDETAIALAIVAELTALAYLIIAQRQDQPLALGFVYFIVVQFVIYVIYAWERLDMSLFFLIGAILLFVLSGIAWWLNRKKEGAVT; encoded by the coding sequence ATGGAATGGGAACGCAAGCTCGCCCAATGGCGTGCGGAAGGGCTCATCGACCAAGAGACGGCCGAACGCATCCAGGCGTTTGAAACCCGTCAGCCGAAAAAACGCAAACTGCCTCTTTTGCTCATCATCGGCTTAATCTTTTTCGCGCTCGCCGTCTTCAGTTTTATCGCCGCTAACTGGCAAGCCATACCGGCTATCGCGAAAGTCGGCATGGTCGTATTGCTCATGTGGATTTTCTATGTGCTCGCCCATTTCGCCGAGAAAAAACATTTTGGCCATCCCGTTATTTTCCGCATACTCGGTTATGTGATGTTCGGGGCAAGTTTAATCGTGACCGGCCAAACTTTCCATCTCGGAACCGGTTCCAGCATCGTGCCTTGGGCGTTGTTCATTGCCGCCATCGCCCATTTCTTCATCTGGCGCCATGCCGCATTCACCGTATTGGCGTTCATTAGCGGAATCACCATCCTGACCTCGGCAGCTCCCGGCATCGGCTTGATCGAATGGCTGCTGTTCATCGCCGTTACGCTCGCTTGGTTCTTCCTGAGCAAAGATGGGCCGACGATGATCTTCAGCTGGCTCTTGCTGTTCGGTTCCGGTTTTCTCGTTTGGAGCATATGGGACATCGACAGCCCGCTCGTGCCGATCTGGACCTTGTTCGCGCTGACCTTGCTCTTGTTGCTGATCCCGCAAGACAAGCAGAAACTATTGAGCCCACTTTATCTGATCGTTGGGGGGATCCAGCTGATCGTCTTCCTGGCGATCCGCGGGGAAAGCGATATGACTTTCGCCGAATTGACCATGCCTGAATCGATCGCTCTTGCAGTAGCGGGGGCTGCAGTGCTCGCACTCGCCTACTTCCGCGAACGCCATTTGATGTGGCTCGGCGTACTCGGGCTTGTCGGTTTCATGCTCTTCGATGAAACGGCCATCGCCTTGGCCATCGTTGCGGAATTGACTGCGCTCGCCTATTTGATCATCGCTCAGCGTCAAGATCAGCCGCTCGCTTTGGGCTTCGTTTATTTCATCGTCGTCCAATTCGTCATCTATGTCATCTATGCGTGGGAACGGCTCGACATGTCGCTGTTCTTCCTGATCGGCGCCATCCTGTTGTTCGTGCTATCAGGCATCGCCTGGTGGCTTAACCGCAAGAAAGAAGGTGCAGTGACATGA